One window from the genome of Paenibacillus azoreducens encodes:
- the nagZ gene encoding beta-N-acetylhexosaminidase yields MKQLWRLSTLMLAVMLFAGCGAGADKQQTAERGSDAAKSQQGQGGASNSGGTSPPAEGGDKGTEDAGKVPSDPVLEQLNKLSTEEKIGQLVLVGMDGTASSDATRELLSKYHVGGFIFYKNNIESTQQALKLFNDLKKDNKSNPIPLWMSVDEEGGRVSRMPNEFVKVPSSRAIGSKNSTELAKGIGNILGRELAGFGLNMDFAPVLDVNSNPKNPVIGDRSFGNKAELVSRLGIAAMEGIREQKVVPVVKHFPGHGNTSVDSHIGLPVVNHDLARLRQLELVPFKAAVEHQADVVMIAHLLMPRIDPDHPASFSKKLITDLLRGEFGFQGVVISDDMTMGAIEKNYDIGKASVNAILAGGNMILVGHDYEKEKTAINALKKAVEGGRISEDMLNNRVYAILKLKQKYDISDGPAAGPDVKSINDDLKALLKKYGLRK; encoded by the coding sequence TTGAAACAGTTATGGCGTTTAAGCACTTTAATGTTAGCCGTGATGCTTTTTGCCGGATGCGGAGCCGGAGCCGATAAACAGCAGACGGCAGAGCGGGGATCAGATGCCGCAAAATCTCAACAAGGGCAGGGCGGCGCTTCTAACTCCGGCGGGACAAGCCCCCCGGCGGAAGGCGGCGATAAAGGAACAGAGGATGCAGGCAAGGTTCCGAGCGATCCGGTGCTGGAGCAGCTGAACAAGTTGAGTACCGAAGAAAAGATCGGCCAGTTGGTTTTGGTAGGGATGGATGGGACGGCGAGCAGCGATGCGACCCGTGAACTCTTAAGCAAATACCATGTCGGCGGTTTTATTTTCTATAAAAACAACATCGAAAGCACGCAGCAGGCATTGAAGCTGTTTAATGATCTCAAGAAGGATAATAAATCGAACCCCATCCCGCTCTGGATGAGCGTCGATGAAGAGGGCGGGCGCGTTTCCCGTATGCCGAATGAATTCGTGAAAGTGCCGTCCAGCCGGGCGATCGGCTCGAAAAACAGCACAGAGCTGGCAAAAGGAATCGGAAATATCCTTGGCCGCGAGCTTGCGGGGTTTGGCTTGAACATGGATTTTGCGCCTGTGCTCGATGTGAACAGCAACCCGAAAAATCCGGTCATCGGCGACCGCTCTTTCGGCAATAAAGCGGAGTTGGTCAGCCGCCTCGGGATCGCCGCGATGGAAGGCATCAGAGAACAGAAAGTGGTTCCGGTGGTCAAACATTTTCCCGGGCACGGGAATACTTCGGTCGACTCCCATATCGGTTTGCCCGTCGTGAATCATGATCTGGCACGGCTCCGGCAGCTGGAGCTTGTTCCGTTCAAGGCAGCGGTGGAACATCAGGCCGATGTCGTTATGATCGCACATCTGCTGATGCCCCGGATCGATCCCGATCACCCGGCTTCTTTCTCCAAAAAACTGATTACGGATCTGCTCCGGGGCGAGTTCGGGTTCCAGGGCGTCGTAATTTCGGACGATATGACGATGGGAGCCATCGAAAAAAACTATGATATCGGTAAAGCTTCAGTCAACGCGATTTTGGCCGGAGGGAACATGATTCTGGTCGGCCATGATTACGAAAAGGAAAAGACGGCCATTAACGCATTAAAAAAGGCGGTCGAGGGCGGCAGGATATCGGAGGATATGCTGAACAACCGGGTATATGCCATCCTGAAGCTGAAGCAGAAGTATGATATTTCGGACGGGCCCGCCGCAGGCCCCGACGTGAAAAGCATAAACGACGACTTGAAGGCGCTGTTGAAGAAATACGGTTTGCGGAAGTAA